The genomic stretch ACGGTTAAAATAAGACGATAGAATTATTCTCTATCGTCTCTTTCGTGAGCGTCAAATGAAATATTTTATATGGCGCTGTTGTTATAACCAGCCAATGTTATTTTCCCGCATTCAATCCTGCAAACGCATAAGAAATCAATTGTTCCACAAAAGCAGAATCTACTGTTTCTCCAGTTATTAACAGCCGATAGAAAAGGGGGGAAAAAATCAAATCTATGCTTAGTTTAATGTCCAAATCCTTATTCAATTCCCCTCGTTCTATTCCTCTCTCCAGAATGTGCTGTGAAATAAGCCGGCGGGGATTGAAATAACGGTTACGGTATTCTTTCGCCACATTCTCATCCGATTGCCCCTCTGCAATCAGTTCCGTGATTACCTTCCCTTTTGAACTTGTAAGAAAGCTGGCAAGGTTACCTGCCTGAACCAAAAGGTCTTCTTTTGCTGAACCGGTATCCGGCACTTCCAGCATTGATTCTGTAGCAGCAAAAAAACCGTCTAAGACAACAGCGGCCTTATTGGGCCACCATTTATATATGGTTGCTTTGCTGACCCCGGCTCTCTCGGCGATACCTTCAACCGTTATGGAACGAAAGCCATTTAAAAGCAGCAGGTCATACGAAGCAGTGAGTATTGCTTGTCTTGTTTTTTCGCTGCGAGGGCGTCCTATCTTCTTATCCATATGATTCTCCCTATTATTTTTCTCTGAAACAATTTAAAAACGCTACGTTTATTATACCACATCTATATTAAAAAAAAAGAGTTGACAAAACAAAACGGTGCGTTTATTATATATTTATAAACTATACGTTCAGTATATAAATTAGTGGAGGATAAAACACATGAAAACTGAAATGATGGAAGAAAAAAAGATTTCCCGTTGGCTGGTATTTTTACTGGCAAGTGCCTGCGGACTGATTGTTGCAAACCTGTATTACTCCCAGCCGCTGATAGGTCCTATCAGCCAGGATACAGGAATCTCTGCCAGTTTATCCGGACTGATTGTTACGATGACCCAGCTGGGATATGCCGTAGGACTTTTGTTTCTGGTTCCTTTGAGTGATTTGCTGGAAAACAGACGCCTGGCTGTAACAACACTGATTGTTGCTATTTTAGGGCTGGTTGCAACACCCTTGGCAACAAATTTCTATATATTATTTGCTTCTGCCATATTGATTGGAGTAGGATCAGTCACTGCTCAGATACTTGTTCCCTTAGCAGCTCATTTAGCACCTGCAGACGAGAGAGGAAAAATAGTTGGAAATGTAATGAGCGGACTGCTTCTTGGTATTATGCTTGCAAGACCAACTGCAAGCCTCATTACTGGTTTCATAGGTTGGAAGGCAGTGTTTTTCTTGTCTGCAGCCATTATGGGCATCCTTATAATTTTGCTGGGTATTTTGCTTCCGAAAAGAAAACCGGAGCCAAAAGACAGTTACCCTGCTATTATAAAATCCTTGTGGAAACTCTTTAAAAAGACCCCAGTTTTACGACGCAGAGCTTTATATCAGGCTGCTTTATTTGGAAGCTTCAGTTTATTTTGGACAGTTGTACCACTGCATTTGTCCCAGCACTTTCAGCTGACACAAAAAGAAATCGCATTATTTGGTTTCGCAGGAGTGGCCGGAGCGGTTGCAGCACCGATCGCAGGAAGAATGGCAGACCGGGGCTGGACGAAAAAACTTACAGGAGCGGCCTTCGTGATTGCAGCTTTCTCCTTTGCCCTCACCCATGTGTTGCAAAGCAATCTTACGGTCTCTCTGCTTCTGTTTTGCATTGCCGCAATTCTCCTTGATATGGCTGTTTCCGGTAACCTTGTTCTTGGGCAGCAGGCAATCTATGGATTAGGTGATGAAATACGGGGGAGGGTGAATGGATTATTTATGGCGGTATTCTTTGTAGGCGGAGCGGTTGGGTCTGCTTTGGGAGGCTGGTCTTATGCTCATGGAAATTGGACTGCAGCATCAATGTTCGGGTTTACCTTGCCGGTGGTTGCATTTGTTTATTTTCTGACGGAAAAAAACAGTCCTGCTTTCTGGGGAGATTAAGGGTTACGGTGGTGCCTTTTCCATATTCGCTTTCAATGGAAAGGGTACCCCCATGAAGGGTCATGATCTTTCGGGAGATGGCAAGTCCCAGACCTTCTCCCCCGGATTTTTTATCCGCTTTATAAAAGGATTGGGTGAGATATTTTAAATGCTCTGCTTTTACTCCGATCCCCGTATCCCGTATGGCCAGGCGGACACAGTGATCTTCCATGGTCTGAGTGATAACGATGTCGCTGCTTTTTGGCGAAAATTTTATGGCATTGTCCAGCACGTTTAATACCACTTGCTTTAACTTATCCCAGTCGGCTTCTATGACAACTGGAGTGGTTTCCGTGATCAGATGGATATTCTTTTTTTCTGCCTTTTTTAAAAGTTCAAAGGTCACTTTTTCTATCAGTTCATCAAAGGGAACAAAAGAGAGGGATAAAATCATCCGATCAGACTGGTATCTTGAAAAATCAAGCAGGCTTTCCACCAGGCTGATCAACCGCTCGGTTTCTTCGTCTATGATCTTCAGGCCGAACTTCATTTCTTCCTCCGTAAGGCCTTCCGGGTCTCTCATGGTTTCTGCCCAGCCCTTGATTCCGGTGAGCGGAGTCCGTAGCTCATGGGATATGGAAGAGATGAAATCATTTTTCATGTGGTCTGCCTTTGTGATCTCATCTGCCATATAATTAAGCATATCTACCAGTTCCCCTGCTTCATAGGGGTAGGATTTTTCGATTTTTTCTTTATAATTTCCCTCTGCCATTCGTTTTGTCAGCGTGATAATGCTTTTTAAGGGTTTTACAATGGAATTGCCTAAGTGAAAACTGACCAGGAATACGAGAAATGCAACCAGCATGCACACTACCAATCCCCAGGACAAAAGCTTATAGATTCTGGCATCCGTATCGGTCAGGGATACCTCGTATTTTAAAACACCTGCAGTCTGTCCTTCATATAGAAGAGGAGTATAGACAGCCATGATTTTTTCGCCGCCATTTTCTTGTTTTTCTATATGATAAACTGTATGGAATCTAAGAACCTCAGGATCAATGGAATCGGTTTTTTCTACCAGATATCCGGTGGAGGACTGGATCATCTGTCCGTTTCGTGTCAGCAGGGAAAGGTCTGCGTCTTCCATTTTATAAGATTTTATAATTGCATCGCTTTCTTCTGCCAGCTGAAAACTGGTAAAGTCTCCCTGCTGTGTCCAAACAGGTAAAACAGCTTCTGAATGATTTTTTACAGTATCGGAGATTTCCTGATAAAAGTACCGTTTCATCCCAATGCCAAAAAAGACCATGACAAGTGTCAGGGTTAGAACGATC from Lacrimispora sphenoides JCM 1415 encodes the following:
- a CDS encoding TetR/AcrR family transcriptional regulator; translation: MDKKIGRPRSEKTRQAILTASYDLLLLNGFRSITVEGIAERAGVSKATIYKWWPNKAAVVLDGFFAATESMLEVPDTGSAKEDLLVQAGNLASFLTSSKGKVITELIAEGQSDENVAKEYRNRYFNPRRLISQHILERGIERGELNKDLDIKLSIDLIFSPLFYRLLITGETVDSAFVEQLISYAFAGLNAGK
- a CDS encoding MFS transporter; this encodes MKTEMMEEKKISRWLVFLLASACGLIVANLYYSQPLIGPISQDTGISASLSGLIVTMTQLGYAVGLLFLVPLSDLLENRRLAVTTLIVAILGLVATPLATNFYILFASAILIGVGSVTAQILVPLAAHLAPADERGKIVGNVMSGLLLGIMLARPTASLITGFIGWKAVFFLSAAIMGILIILLGILLPKRKPEPKDSYPAIIKSLWKLFKKTPVLRRRALYQAALFGSFSLFWTVVPLHLSQHFQLTQKEIALFGFAGVAGAVAAPIAGRMADRGWTKKLTGAAFVIAAFSFALTHVLQSNLTVSLLLFCIAAILLDMAVSGNLVLGQQAIYGLGDEIRGRVNGLFMAVFFVGGAVGSALGGWSYAHGNWTAASMFGFTLPVVAFVYFLTEKNSPAFWGD
- a CDS encoding sensor histidine kinase; amino-acid sequence: MKRKVVLYFMFLIVLTLTLVMVFFGIGMKRYFYQEISDTVKNHSEAVLPVWTQQGDFTSFQLAEESDAIIKSYKMEDADLSLLTRNGQMIQSSTGYLVEKTDSIDPEVLRFHTVYHIEKQENGGEKIMAVYTPLLYEGQTAGVLKYEVSLTDTDARIYKLLSWGLVVCMLVAFLVFLVSFHLGNSIVKPLKSIITLTKRMAEGNYKEKIEKSYPYEAGELVDMLNYMADEITKADHMKNDFISSISHELRTPLTGIKGWAETMRDPEGLTEEEMKFGLKIIDEETERLISLVESLLDFSRYQSDRMILSLSFVPFDELIEKVTFELLKKAEKKNIHLITETTPVVIEADWDKLKQVVLNVLDNAIKFSPKSSDIVITQTMEDHCVRLAIRDTGIGVKAEHLKYLTQSFYKADKKSGGEGLGLAISRKIMTLHGGTLSIESEYGKGTTVTLNLPRKQDCFFPSENKQMQPPAR